TACCCCGGCTCGTTCGCCGACTTCCTCGACATGATCGGCCCGCTCACCGACCCCGTCGCGCACGGCGGACGGGCCGAGGACGCGTTCTCGGTGGTCGTCCCCTCGATCCCCGGCTTCGGCTTCAGCACCCCGCTGTCGGACGGGGACTGGACGATGGCGCGGGTCGCCCGCACCCTGGACGCCCTCATGCGCCGGCTCGGCTACGAGTCCTACGGCTCGCACGGCAGCGACGCCGGCGCCATGGTCTCCAGGGAGCTCGGCCTGCTCAAGCCGCCCGGATACCTCGGCATGCACGTGCTGCAGCTGTTCTCCTTCCCCTCGGGCGACCCGGCCGAGTTCGCCGGCTTCGGCCCCAAGGAGTACGCGGCGCTGGAGCACATGCAGTGGTTCCAGTCGGTCGGCGGCTACAACGCGATCAACGCCTCCCGGCCGCAGACGGTCGCGGTCGGCATCGCGGACTCGCCGGTCGGCCAGCTGGCCTGGAGCGAGCAGTTCAACTCCTTCGGCAACGGAACGAGCCTGGTGACCCGCGACCAGATCCTCACCCAGGTCACGCTGTACTGGCTCACCAACACCCAGGCCACCGCGGGCCGCTACCACTACGCCGAGGCGCACTCCGGCGCCGAGCCGGCCATCAACACCGCACCGACCGGCGTCGCGGTCTTCGCCGACGACTTCCAGACCATCCGCTCCCTCGCCGAACGCGACAACACCAACATCGTGCACTGGAGCGAGTTCCCCAGCGGCGGCCACTTCGCGTCCCTCGAAGTCCCCGACGCGGTGACCGCCGACCTGCGCACCTTCTTCGCGGCGCTGCGAAAGAGCTGAAACTCCGGCAGCGGCGGGAGCGGGCCCGACACGGCCCGCTCCCGCCGCTTTCGGCGTTTCACCATGTGGGCCAGCGGTGGAGGCAGGTTCTCGCGTCTGGGATCGCCGGCTTCCTGAACAGGGGGAGGACCACGCCTCTTCAGGCTAATTGCACCGTTCGCGCAGTGGTTGCGCCGGCGCGGAGGCGGCTGGAGCGGACGGCGCCGGTTCGTGCTGCCGAGACTGACTGAGGTCCCCGCCCTCCGGTTTCAGGGCCCTAAGGCCCTGAATCGCGAACGGTTCGGCTCGTTAACTTCGCTGAATGTCAACGACGGGACCGAATCGCTCAGCCGATGTGGCCCGTCCCTCAGAAAGGGTTCAGCCATGAAACGGAAGAACGCACTCGTCGCGGCGGGCGCCTTGGGCGTCGCCCTGGCCGGTGGAGCGGTGGTCTCCGGTCTCACCATCGAGTCGACGTCCTCGCCGAAGCCCGCGGCGCGCGTCGCCGCCACGGGGTCCGTCGCGGCCGCTGGAGGTCAGGCCGCCGGTGGTCAGGCCGGTGGTCAGGCGGCCGGTGGTCAGGCGGCTGGAGGTCAGGCCGCCGCGACAGCGATCAAGAAGACGGACTACGGCCCCTGGAACGGCCACTTCGCCAACCAGAGTCTGAAGTGCCGGACCTACGCCAGCGCCGGTACCGTCGGAGGCCGCGTCTGGCACTACGGCAAGATCGAGTGCAACAAGAAGACCGCGATCATCGACGTCGTGTCCGGCGTGAACCCGGGCAAGCCGGCCATTGCCCAGCACCTGTGCCGGGACGTCAAGTCCTGCACGGTCAAGGGGTGGGTGAACAACCCTTCCGGCAACCAGAACTGGTCCGTGACCACCACGGGAAGCGCCGGAGTCCTCCTGTTCAGCGGCGAACGGCTCTCCGCCCACGTCACCTTCCGCGCCTGACCCCTGCCCGCACATGACCTGAGTGACCGGTCGGGGCAGGCCCCTTCTCCGCGGCGCTGAGAGCCGGACGGCCGTCGAGACACCGGCACGCGCGGGGCGGCACATGTCCGCCGCCCCGCGCGAAGGACTTGGAGGGGCGGGGCTCAGCAGGGCGACGCCGCGCGCCGTCCCCGCGTGGCCCGGCAGGGTGAGCGCTCAGGCGGCCCGGGTCGGGGCGGGGCCGGGCGGTTCGGGAGGGGGCGATTCCTTTCTCCGGCGCGTGAGGTCTACATGGTGGGAGGCGCGGCCCGCGCGACGGGACGGTCGGTCTCTCCCATGCACCCCGAGAAGGAAGGCCGATCGCCAGTGAGCATTCCCGCGACCATGCGCGCGCTGCGGCAGACGTCCCTCAACGGCCCGCAGGACATGCGCCTGATCACCGACGCGCCGGTGCCGAGCCCCGGGCGGGACGAGATCCTCATCCGCGTCACCGCCGCCGGGGTGAACTTCGCCGACATCTCGAAGGCCCGCGGCACGTTCGCAGGCGGCCCGCGGCCGCCGTACCTGGCGGGTTTCGAGGCCGCCGGCGAGGTCGTCGCGGTGGGGGAGGCGGTGACCGACCCGCGACCGGGGGCCCGCGTCATCGGCGTCGGATCGGGTGCCTTCGCCGAGTACATGGCCCTGCCCGCCGCCGCGGCCGTGCCGGTGCCCGCGGGCTGGACGGAGCAGCAGGCGCTGGGGCTGGCCGTGAACTGGCCCACCGCGCTGGCCGCGCTCAAGCCTCTGGGCGGCATCGCCGCCGGGCACGTCGTGCTGATCCACGCAGCGGCGGGCGGGACCGGCCAGGCTGCGGTGAGGATGGCCAAGCACTACGGCGCGACGGTCATCGCCACCGCCTCACCGGGCAAGCACGAGACGGTGCTGGCACTCGGGGCCGACCACGTCCTGGACTCGGTCGACGGCGATCTCACCGCCGCGGTGATGGAGCTGACCGGCGGCTCCGGCGTCGATCTGGTGCTGGAGTCGGCGGGGGGCGCCGCCTTCGCCGCCGGCCTGGCGGCGGCCAAGCGGGTCACCGGCCGGGTCGTCGTCTTCGGCGTGGCGGGCGGCGAGGCCCCGATCACCAACTGGGAGCTGGTGTACGAGCACCAGGTCCAGGTCATCGGCCTCAATCTCGGCGTCCTGATCCAGGCCGCACCGCAGATCTTCGGCGAGCTGATGGGCGAGCTGTCCAAGCTGATCGCGGCCGGCGTGATCGCTCCCGGCCGGCCGGCCGTGTACGAACTGGCCGACGGTCCGAAGGCCCTGGCGGAACTGGAAGCCAGAGCCACCGTCGGCAAGCTGGCCCTGCTGCCCTGAGAAACCTTTTGAAGCCGAGCCGGTGACGCCGCGCACGGCAAAAGCCCGGAGCGGCGCGGGACTAGGCTCCTGGCGTGACATCGGATCCGCGGGCGGCGCCGAGCCGAGACCGGTTCGCCGCCGAGACCGAGCGGTTCCGCCGGGAGTTGCTGGCGCACTGCTACCGCATGGTCGGCTCGGCCCACGACGCCGAGGACCTGGTGCAGGAGAGCTATCTGCGGGCGTGGCGGTCCTATTCCGGCTTCGAGGGCCGGGCGTCGATCCGCTCCTGGCTCTACAAGATCGCCACGAATGTCTGCCTGACGGCGTTGAAGCCGCGCCCGATCCGGGTGCTGCCCTCGGGCCTGGCGGGCCCGGACGACCGGTTCGGTCATCCGCCGAGACCCGTCGCGCCGGGCGAGGTCTCGTGGCTGGAACCGCTGCCGGACGCATGGACCGCCCCGCCCGCCGACGATCCGGCGGCTGTGGCGGTCGAACGCGAGTCGCTGCGGCTGGCGCTCATCGCCGGCCTGCAGCACCTGCCCGCCCGCCAACGCGCGATCCTCATCCTGCGCGAGGTGCTGGCGTTCTCGGCGGCCGAGACCGCGGAGATCCTCGACACCACCACGGCGGCGGTCAAGAGCGGTCTGCAGCGTGCCCGCGCCCGGCTGGACGAGTTGGAGCCGAAGCCCGAGGAACTGCTCGAACCGGCCGACCGGCGGGCACGCGCGCTGCTCGACGGCTACATCGCGGCCTTCGAGCGCTCCGACGCCGGCCTGATGGAACAGGTGCTGCGCGAGGACGCCACGCTGGAGGCGACGCCGTTCCGCGAATGGCAGGCGGGCCGGGCGATGTGCGTCCGCGTACTCGACGCGTACGTGCTCGGCGCCCCGGGCGACTGGCGGATGATCGCCACCGCGGCCAACGGCCAGCCCGCCGCCGTCGTCTACCGCCGCGATGCCGGGGGAGCGCTCCGAGCCGACGGCGCCGTGGTGCTGGCCCCCACCGCCACCGGCGTCTCCCGCGTGGTGAAGTTCCACGATCCCGCGCTGGTCGCGATGTTCGGCTTCCCGGACGTGCTGCCGCACTGACCCGCCGGCCACCGTCCCTGCCGGGCGTCCCGCCTCAGCAGCGGAACTGGTTGACCTCCCATCTCTCGTAGGACCGGCCGAGGTCGGGGCGCCACGACTGCCCGGCCGTGACGGTGCTGTAGTACTTCCATCTGCCGCTGGAGTCGGTGGTCCTGATCTCGGCGCAGTACCCGGAGGCGACGTAGTAGCCGTCGGCATAGGGCCAGCCGAAGCCGCTGGCGCAGTCCGTGCGCTGGCCGACCGGCAGAACCCTGTCGTAGTAGCCCTCGGCGTAGATCTTTCCGTAGCCCCGCCAGTCGAACATCACTCCGAGACCGATGTCGCCCTGGTTGCTGATGTAGCTGGTTCCTGGCGAGCACGCTCTGGCGTTCGAGGGGGATCCGGCGGGCGCGGCGTTCGCGGTGACGCTCAGCGGGAGCGTGGCGGCCACACCCAGGACCAGCACCATCGATCTTTTGCCGTACTTCATCGTCCTTCTGCCTCCTGGAACGAGTCGGGTTCTCTGCGATCGAGGATGCGGGACGGAGAGGATCATGTCGTTACGGCCGAGTGCACACTTCTTTAGTGAGCGCACACTTCTTTAAGTACAGGTCTCGTCGGCCCGGGGGGAGGAAGGCGGGGGAAGAACAGCGGCTACGCCGCCAACCGCAAACTTGTGCAGCGCTGCACAAGACCCAGGATTTTGATTTCAGCTCTAGCAACGCCCATGGCGTGCGAACCTCGATCGAGGCTGGCTGCCAGTGTGCGCCCGCGGCTGGGGAATGCCGAATCCGGGCGTTGGTCGGCTTGCGCGATGCCTGCCTCGTAGTGCCCTGGCAAGGCGGACACTTGGACCCGTTACTGAGGCCGAGTTTTAGGGTCATGCTGTTTCGAGGGGCGGGCCGGTGTGGGCCAGGAGTCCGGCGAGCGTGTCGAGCTGGGACTGGAGCTCCTCGGCAGAGAGGATGGACCGACTACGCTTGTGCCCGGCCGTCATCGAACAGAAATTGGCGGAGCCTGACGTTCTCTTCCGCCAGTCTTGCTCGGTCGGCGTTGAGCCGATCGACCTCGCGCTCGATCATCTCAAGGAATTGGTCGACTTGATTCGGATTGTAGCCAGTGCGGAGCCTGACGGTGCCGAATTCCTTATCGCGTATGGCCTTGGCAGTGATCTGCGGAAACTCGGACGTTGAATCGGGAACCGTGTCCAGGCTGTCCAGGGTGTCGAGGGTGCGCTCCAGTTGACGACGGCGTTGCTCGGTGGCGCTGATGTACTGGTGGGTGTTCTCCAAGCGGTGTTTCAGGTCGGAGATCTCCTGTTCGAGGTGGTTCTTTTCGGCTTGGAGGGCAGCGCGCTCGGCGTTCCATTCCAGTCGGAGTCTGCTGAGCTGATCGGTGAGTTCGCGGTACTGCCGGGTCAGGTCGGCCAGTTGCTCCTCCAACTTGTGGGCATACTGCTCGGCGTTGCGCTGTTGGAGTTCCGCCAGCTGCAGCTGGTCGCTGACCTGCCGCACCTTGTACGCGTGTGGGTGGGCCTTCTCTAAGGCCTGTAGATGCAGGTTGGTCAGGTTATCTCGGACTTCCGGGGGGACCTCCTTGCCCTGGGCGGCCATAGTGTCCAACAACTTGTTCATCAGCCAGGTGTCGCCCGGAACGCGCTTGCCGCTGAGATAGCGAGAGAGGGTGCCCTTGTTGAGGTTGAGCGGAGATTCACTGAGAAAGCGGTTCATCGACATATCGGTGGCCTTCCAGAGCCTTCGCAGCTCCTCAGCCCATGCCTTCACCTCAGGACTGAGGTTCGCGTCCAGTTGCGCTAGCCGACTCGTGCTGGGCGCCGGCTGCCCGGGGATCGACTCGCTCATGCCCCTATCTTGCACCACGCCGGCCTGATCATTCGGCGAGATCGGCGCGCGTAAGGGGGTTGCCACCGCGCAACGGGGTTGCCACCTTGCGCAACTCCCCCTCCGGCGGGGGTTGCGGGCTAGCGCAACCTGCCGGCGTGCTGGCTTGCTGGAGTCCTCACTCCCGCCTCGCGGACGGAGACCCGTGATGACGCAAATCGAAAACTTCGAGCCGGACATGGAGCCGTTTCCGCACGAATACTGGGTCACGGTCCTCGGCCTGGTCCTCCAGGCGCTCAACACGGCGGCCTCTGTCGCGATGATCTTCGTGACCCTCAGAGGATAGCCGGCACAGGAAGGACGACCCAAGACGAGGCACTCGCAAATACGCGACTGCAGGAACCGCAGCCCGGTCCGACATCAAGGGGCGGGGCCAGCCCGGTCCATTCAAATCAGTCAGTCAAATATCCAAATGATGACCAAAAGAAGAATGACAGCCGAAAGGATGCCCGCGAACCAATAATCATGTTCACGGTAGTTATGGTTGTCGACCACCGCCTTGTGTGGTTCTCCAGATGGATACAGGATAGTGATTTCGCGAGCTATGGGCTCGAAGACGGATGCGGGCGGGATAAACTCGAACCTCTTTCCCGTCTCGTCAAAGAAGGCGATCACTGGAACCTCGTAAGTGTCTTTCTCTCCCCGTCTTTCGATGTGGCGGACCACTACGCCGGTAGCGCGCACCCCCACCCGCCGAAGACGCCTCCTTTTCATGATTCCATAGACCAGAATGAGCAGCATCAACAGATCTATGATGATCGTGAACTCCATGGCTCCATTCAAACACCGTCAGCGCATCACTGTCCCGCCGGTCGCGTGGGCGACGCGATGCGGACGGCCACGCGTCTCATCGAAGCCACCACCCGAGCAGGGGCGGTTTGACTCAGAATGACAGGTGACAGCCCGTCGGGTGGGGAACGGACGGATGGATCGACCCATTGGGTTCGAGGCTAAAAAGGCCTTGGCATCAGGTCAGACGACCGCCTCAGGCCAGGAACGCGCCGTCCGGTGCCTCGTGATCGCGGTGAGCGTCAGCGGCAAATAAGCGACAAATGATCTTCGTGGCGATCAACTGGAAGATGGTGCTGCGGTGTGCGGGGAGGCCGCGAGGCCGCCCCGAAGGGCTCTTTAGGGAGCGCACTGCCGGCGGAACTGGCGGGGCGACAGGCCGTAGGCGGCGCGGAAGGCCTGGCTGAAGTGGGCCGGACTGGTGAAACCCCACCGGGCCGCGATGGCGCCGATCGAGGTGGCGGTGAGGAGCGGGTCGCTCAGGTCGCGCCGGCACTGCTCCAGGCGGCGTTCGCGGATCAAGCCGGCGACGGTGTGCTCTTCGGCCCGGAACAACTGGTGCAGGTAGCTCAACGAGATGTGGTGGGCGGCGGCTATCGCGCCCGGGGTCAGGTGCGCATCGCCCAGGTTCGCTCGAATGAAAGCGTGGATCTGGGCGAGCAGTGCGCGCCGCCGGCCGCCCGGCGGAACCTCGCTGCCGGCGTCCAGTGCGCTGGCCAGCGCGGCGGTCAGGACGTCCAGAGTCAGCGTGGAAACCCGCGAGGCTTCGGCCGCGCTGAAGTGCTCAAGGCGGCGAGCCAACTCCAGCAGGTACTGCGAGGCCAGCGCGCCGATACCCCGATCGCCGCGGATGCGGACCGCGCTGAGCTCGCGCAGGCCCCGCTCGGGCAAGGGCAGCACCGAACGAGGAAACTGCAACGAGAGCAGTTGCCCGCCCGCGGGATCCGCCGATCCGAATCGAGTCAGGTAGGGGCGGGAGCTGTCACGGAGCATCAGATCCCCGGCACGCAGTTCCGCATCCCGGTCAGCTTGTTCTCCTATTGCGTGACCGCGCACGGCGCAGGTCACGAAGAAGGTCTCCGGGTCGGACCGGCGGATGAGCCTGGGCGTGCGCTGGATCGTCAGCGACTTCGCGGTCAACAGGGTCGCTTGAACGGAGCCGAACCCGCCGAGAGCGACATGGGCTTGGAACGTGCCTTCCAGATGCGGCTCGCAGTGCGCGTCGAGCGGCATCCACATCTTCGCGCTCATCTCGCGCCAGAAGGCGAACCGCTCTTCCGCTGGAATGGCGGCGAAGCTGACCACGTCCATGACCCACCGAAGCTGTTGACGCTGCCGGATTGGTAGCAGCATCACCCGGACGACCTCACTGACGCAACCGCAGGCGCGCGTTCCGGCGCGATGACACTCAGGCGAATCCGCAGCAAGGAAATCCGTGACCGGGCCCGGACGTGTGACAGCACCGCCCGGGGCCCTCGTTGCGTCCATGCATGCCACGTCCGTCACCCGCGCGGGCCGCGGTGTCGTCGCCGTCGAGCGGCACGGCGCTGCCGGCGCGCATTTGGGCATGCTGCGCGGGGGCAGTAGGCGGGACCGTCTGGCCGGTCGCCGTCTACAGCGGGACCTGCAAGGGAGCCGACTGCGCGCCGACCGGCGCGCGCGGCAAGCCCGTCAAGTGACCGCCGGGGTGCCCGAACAACCCTGCCCTCCGCTCAGGCGAAGGGCGGCGGACCGCTTCCGACCAGCGTGATGACGTCGGACCAGGCTTGCGAACCGCCGAGCGTGACCTGCCCCTCGCGGCCGTCGGGGAGTCTCAGCGTCTGGTCGTGAGAGGCGCCGGCATCGAAGTCGGCGATGGTCGCGGTCCCGGACCACTCCCGCTGCTTGGCGCGCAGATCGACGTAGACCTCGACCTCGGTTCCCCCGCTGTCGATCAGGGTGGCGGATCCCCGGTACCGGCTCACGTCCGGGCCTTCTCATCACGGCTGGTGTGGAGTGTGTTCATAAAGACGCACCATAGTGCGGGGGTCGGACGTTCCCAGGCCGCGCCACTGCACTACCCGCCGCGGGCAAGGTCGTCCCGCCCCGCCGCCCGGCCCGCCCCTCGGCGTCGGGCGTGTCGTCCGATCGGTCTGCGCGCCTTACCCGCGTAGTGTGCTGCGTAGGGGTGTGGCCACACCCTCTTCAGCGAGAGGTACCGGCCCATGAGGCTCGAACTCACCAATTACGAAGCCCTGCACGGCTGGGGCGTCGTCAACAGCAGCGCCGGGTGGCACGCTCAGCGCAACCTCAAGCCGCCCGCGGCCGAACAGGCGGTCGGAGACATCCTCTTCACGGCTTACGACTGCCGAACCAGTACCACCACCACGGTCGAGTTCAGCGATGACGAGTGTGCGAGCCTCGCCGAACTGGTCAGCGAACACATCGCGGCGTGGGTGAAGCGAGGCCAGGAGAACGCCGCGACACAGCACCTGCGCTCGCTGGTCGTGAAGCTGGGCGGCTGACATGCCCACACCGGGCAACCCGCAACGCAGGTTCCGCCTCGCCGACGATGCCCTGTGGGCCGAGTACGGCCAGGCGTGCCGTGACGTCAACGGCAGCGCGGACCGCAGTGACGACATCCGCAAACACGTCGAGGCCGTCGTCGCCGAATGGAAGAAGCGACGCCGGACGAGCTGACGGCGCCACCCGCGGACCTCCTGCCGACATCCGCGGCCTCAACCGAGAACGGAGCGATGCCTTGCGGCAGGCTCTACGCCCCCTTCGGCAGCTCCGAGCACCTGGTGGTCGGGCCGATGGCGGCGCCGTCGAAGCGGCCAGAACCGGCACATGACGCACCCGCTGCCTCGTCCCCAACGCACCTGTTCACCTGCGGCGCGGGCAGGGGCCGCCATCGTCATCCTCGCGGTGTGTGGCCCAACGCGGCGTGGGCCGCTCTGAGACGCTGAAGCTCGTCGCGTTCAGTGCGGTCGCCGGATACCTCGTCCGCCCATGACAGCAGCCGGCGCAGACGCGAGTCGGCCGTGCCGGTGGTGGTCGGGGGGGTGCCGAGGGCCACCGTCCCGCTGGTCCCGTCGATGGTGACCGGGGTGCCTTCGCCGATGACGCGTCCACCGGCCGTCACCGAGGCGCCGGCGTCGATCTCCAGGCCGGTGATGCCGACGACGGCGGGTTTGCTCATCGCCCGGGCGACGACCGCGGCGTGGCTGGCCGGCCCGCCGAGGGCGGTGACGATGCCCGCGGCGGCGGCCAGGCCGCGCATGTCGTGCGGGGACGTCTCCGGGCGTACCAGGATGACGGGGCCGTCGGCGACCATCCGCACCGCCGCCTCGGTCGTGGTGGCGACCTTGCCGGCGGCGACGCCTGGGCAGGCCCCCACCCCTCGGGCGAGCACGTCGGTCTGCGGGGAGGCCGCGATGCGCGGTGTGCGGACGTGCTGGAGATGGTGCGGGGAGACTCGGCGCAGTGCTTCGTGACGGGTGATCAGGTGCTCGTCGGCCAGATCGGCCGCGACGCCCACGCCGGCGGCGCCGCCGTACCGGCAGGGCCGGACCTGCAACAGCCACAACTCGCCGGCCTCGAAGGTGAACTCGACGTAGCAGGCGTCGCGGTGGTGCCGCTCCAGCCGTGCCAGGGCGTCGGTCAGGGCGGCCCACACGGCCGGTTCTCGCGAGCGGAGCTCGTGCAGGGGCCGAGCCGCCGACCGGCCCGAGACGATGTCCTCGCCCTGGTGACGGAACAGGACGTCACCGAACGGGACGTTCTTCCCCGTGTTGGGGTCGCGGCTGAAGGCGACCCCGGAGCCGCTGCGATCGTCGCGGTTCCCGAACACCATGGCCTGCACGATCACGGCGGTGCCGAGGTCGTGCGGGATGCCGTGGAGTTCGCGGTAGGTCCGCGCGCGCGGCGCGTTCCACGACGAGAACACGGTCTCGACCGCCACCTCCAATTGCCGGAACGCGTCGTCCGGAATCGTTTCCCCGCGCCGCTGCCGGCCCGCCCGGGACGGGTGAGCCGCCTCACCGAGGCGGTCGGCGGCACCGCTGTCGGCGAGGGCGGAGGCGAATCCGGCCCGCAACCGCTGCCGCGAGTCGCGAGCGAACCGCGCGTCGCCGGTCTCGGCCGCCAGCGCCTGGGTCGCTCCCGTTGTGAGACCGAGGTTGAGGATGGTGTTCATCATGCCGGGCATCGACACGCTCGCCCCCGAGCGGACCGATACCGCCAGCGGCGTTCGGCCACCGCCGAAACGCCGTTCCGTCGCGGCCTCCAGGCCGCTGATCGCGGTCGCGAGTTCGGTGTCGAGCCCGGCGGGAAGACTCCCTTCGCCGAGGAAGGCCCGGCATGCCTCGGTGGTGACGACGAATGCGGCGGGCACCGGTAGTTCCAAACGGTGCAGTACCACCAGACCGTGTGCTTTGGCGCCGAGCGTTTCGGCGGGGTCTTCGACCTGGGCAGAGATCTGGCGGATCCACTTCACCGGGGGATCCCGAGGGTGGCGAGCAGGTCTTCGTGCAGTTCGGCCCACACGGTGTGGTACGACGCGATGTGGTCGGCCACGTACTCCAACTGCCCCGAGTCGGCACGGGACAGGGCGTCGGAAAGGCGTTCCCGATAGAGGCCGAAGCGCGACACCACCGCCGCCAAGTCTGCGCAAACAGCCGCTGCCCGCCGGTCCAGGTCGCGGAACCGGCCGAGGACACGGGCGTCGTAGGCGGGATCACCGTGGTCGTTGACGGTCGTGACGCCGTCGACAGGCCTCAGCTGCCATGCCGTGCAGAGGTCCAGGAGCTCCGGGTTGAGCGCCATGAACCGCTCGTACGCCCCGGCCACGGCCGCACGTGCGCCGGCCGCTTGGAGCTGCGCGGTGACGCGCTCACCGGCGGCGACGCGGCCGGCGTCCGTCAGCCCCCATGCGCTGAACGCGCCGGACTCGTAGGTGACGAGCCCGGCGACCGCCAGGTCGATCAGCTCGGACTCGACCGCTGACTCGTCCATACCGGTGGCGGCCGCCAGGCGGGCGGTGCCCGTGTGTCCGCAGCAGCGGAGGGCGTGCAGCACCAGCAGGTCGCCGTCGGTCGAGGCGGGTCCCGGCGAAGTCACGTCCCCGCCTTCCGCGACCGCGTCGAACGAGCGGTGCCCGCGGGGCCAGTGGTCTCGGTCGTGGCGGCGGTGGCGGCCGCGTGGGCGGCGCCCCGTCCGTCGGCCCGGGCGACGATCGCGCCGTCCTGGACCCGCACCGCGGCCTCGGCCAAGTCGCCGGTGTCGGCCAGGCCGATGGCCGTCGCCAACGCGACCGCGTCGTCGCCGATGACCAGCCGCAGCCGCCGCCAGGTCTCGGCGGGGAACACGCGGCGCAGGCAGGAGGCGAGGTCGGCGACTCGCAGCCGGAGGAGCGGCCCCGTCTCGTCGGGGTCGCCGGTGACGACGGCCACCGTGACCCGTTCGCCGGGACGAGCCGACCGGACGACCTCCTCGGCCGCCTCCATGCGGTGCGCGCCCAGCACGCTCACCAGCCCATCGGCGCGGAGGTCGATCCGATCGCCAGTGAGCCGATCGGTCAGTCCCGCTGGTGGGGACCAAGCGTCACGGCGTGTGGGAGCGGGCTTGACGAAGGGCAGGTACGGCGGCGCCCAAGTGTCGGCCAGGTGCAGGCCGGCCAGATGTTCGCAGGCGCGGACCCGGTCGAAGACGTCACCGAAACCGGGTGCCATCTCCGCGAGCAGACCGGATCCGCCCAGCAAGGTCAGTGCCAGCTCGGCGAGCCGGACCTGCCGCGGCGCCGAGCCGTCCCGCGCGCAGCTCTCCAGCCCGACGGCCAGCAGCAGCGCCTCCAGCCGGGCGATCTGTGCCAGCACGGTGCGGCTCTGCTCGTCATCGACGACCTCCGCCAGTGAGCGCAGCCGCAGACGGCCTTCCGGCGCCGTTTCGCCGGTCAGCGGCAACCGCTCCAGCCACACCCGGGCGAACGAGCCGAGCGCCTCGCCCACGGACTCCGGCCGTCGCGAGGACTCCACGACGCCGGCGCCTTCGACCATCTCGACCAGCACCGCCAGGTAGAGCGCCCGCTTTCCCGGAAAGTTGGAGTAGACCGCACCCCGGGTCAACTGCGCTCGCGAGGCGATCTGGTCGACCTTCGCCGCGGCGTAACCCCGCTCGATGAACTCCTGCCTGGCCGCCGCCAGCACCGCTGAGCGTGTGCGTGCCTGCTGCTGAACCCGTGTCAGCCGGGCCATCCCATCACTCCCTCCCATCCCCGCGAACCTTAAAATACTCTCACCATCCGAATGATGGCATCATCTAAGGAGAGAATGGTGGGCCTGGACCTGGGCCCCGGCAGGCGCGAGGATCTGTGGCGCGTCATCCGGGAACCGACCGCGGACGGCGCCGGCGTCGGCAGGACGGGTGCCGCGCAGGCGCTTGAACGCCACGACGCCCTTCACCGCGCCGGGACTTCGGGTGGTCGGTCAGGCGGCCGGCCGGGGGGCGAGATGCTGGAGGAAGAACTCGGTCATGAGGGCGAGCGTGTTCTTGAACTCCTGGTTGTAGACGACGAAGTGGCCGCCGGGCAGGGTGACGAGCCGCTTGGGGTGCAGGGCCCGTTCGTAGGCGGCGAAGGCCAGGTCGCTGTGGGTGAGGATGTCGTGTTGGGCGACGACGAGCATGAGCGGCGTAGGGGAGATGCGGGCGATGTAGTCGCCCGGCTCGTAGCCGGCGATCGCCTCCACCGACCGGAGCGTGACCTCGTTGCGCCACGTCGCCAGGCGCTCCGGCTCGATCGTCTGGTACCAGTCGTAGGTTTCCCGGTCCGCCATCGCGGCGGGCTCCCCGGGGGTCGCGGTGATGAGGGGGATCATCGCCGGCGCCTCGCCGTTGAACCGGGCGAGCCGGTCGGCGTCGAAGCTCCTGCGCACCTCGGCGAGCGCCTCGCTGGGGATGAACCGCGACAGGGTCGTCCCGCCGCTGATCACCGGC
The sequence above is a segment of the Actinomadura coerulea genome. Coding sequences within it:
- a CDS encoding pyruvate, phosphate dikinase — its product is MGRTARRPARHPRDPPVKWIRQISAQVEDPAETLGAKAHGLVVLHRLELPVPAAFVVTTEACRAFLGEGSLPAGLDTELATAISGLEAATERRFGGGRTPLAVSVRSGASVSMPGMMNTILNLGLTTGATQALAAETGDARFARDSRQRLRAGFASALADSGAADRLGEAAHPSRAGRQRRGETIPDDAFRQLEVAVETVFSSWNAPRARTYRELHGIPHDLGTAVIVQAMVFGNRDDRSGSGVAFSRDPNTGKNVPFGDVLFRHQGEDIVSGRSAARPLHELRSREPAVWAALTDALARLERHHRDACYVEFTFEAGELWLLQVRPCRYGGAAGVGVAADLADEHLITRHEALRRVSPHHLQHVRTPRIAASPQTDVLARGVGACPGVAAGKVATTTEAAVRMVADGPVILVRPETSPHDMRGLAAAAGIVTALGGPASHAAVVARAMSKPAVVGITGLEIDAGASVTAGGRVIGEGTPVTIDGTSGTVALGTPPTTTGTADSRLRRLLSWADEVSGDRTERDELQRLRAAHAALGHTPRG
- a CDS encoding transcriptional regulator → MTSPGPASTDGDLLVLHALRCCGHTGTARLAAATGMDESAVESELIDLAVAGLVTYESGAFSAWGLTDAGRVAAGERVTAQLQAAGARAAVAGAYERFMALNPELLDLCTAWQLRPVDGVTTVNDHGDPAYDARVLGRFRDLDRRAAAVCADLAAVVSRFGLYRERLSDALSRADSGQLEYVADHIASYHTVWAELHEDLLATLGIPR
- a CDS encoding TetR/AcrR family transcriptional regulator; its protein translation is MARLTRVQQQARTRSAVLAAARQEFIERGYAAAKVDQIASRAQLTRGAVYSNFPGKRALYLAVLVEMVEGAGVVESSRRPESVGEALGSFARVWLERLPLTGETAPEGRLRLRSLAEVVDDEQSRTVLAQIARLEALLLAVGLESCARDGSAPRQVRLAELALTLLGGSGLLAEMAPGFGDVFDRVRACEHLAGLHLADTWAPPYLPFVKPAPTRRDAWSPPAGLTDRLTGDRIDLRADGLVSVLGAHRMEAAEEVVRSARPGERVTVAVVTGDPDETGPLLRLRVADLASCLRRVFPAETWRRLRLVIGDDAVALATAIGLADTGDLAEAAVRVQDGAIVARADGRGAAHAAATAATTETTGPAGTARSTRSRKAGT
- a CDS encoding alpha/beta hydrolase produces the protein MRQDIEFVSAGTTLRGWLYTPDGGSGPHPAVVVTHGLGAVKEQYTDDIAEALAAAGLAVVLYDHASFGASDGEPRQEVDPWTQIQGYRDAITFLCTRPEVDAERIGVFGSSFSGGHVLVVGAVDRRVKAVYSQVPVISGGTTLSRFIPSEALAEVRRSFDADRLARFNGEAPAMIPLITATPGEPAAMADRETYDWYQTIEPERLATWRNEVTLRSVEAIAGYEPGDYIARISPTPLMLVVAQHDILTHSDLAFAAYERALHPKRLVTLPGGHFVVYNQEFKNTLALMTEFFLQHLAPRPAA